Proteins encoded together in one Pseudomonas sp. TCU-HL1 window:
- the rimP gene encoding ribosome maturation factor RimP, producing MSSKLEQLQALLAPVVEALGYQCWGIEFLSQGRHSLLRIYIDHENGILVDDCEKVSRQISGVLDVEDPISSEYTLEVSSPGMDRPLFTLEQFAAHAGELVKIKLRSPFEGRRNFQGLLRGVEEQDVVVLIEDREFLLPIELIDKANIIPRFD from the coding sequence GTGTCGAGCAAGCTAGAACAGTTGCAGGCCTTGTTGGCCCCGGTAGTCGAAGCGCTCGGTTATCAGTGCTGGGGCATCGAGTTCCTGTCTCAAGGGCGGCATTCGCTGCTACGGATTTATATCGATCACGAGAACGGCATTCTGGTCGACGATTGCGAGAAGGTCAGCCGGCAGATCAGTGGTGTACTCGATGTCGAGGACCCGATCAGCAGCGAATATACCCTCGAAGTATCGTCGCCAGGCATGGATCGTCCGCTGTTCACCCTTGAACAGTTTGCGGCCCACGCCGGTGAACTGGTCAAGATCAAGCTGCGTTCTCCGTTCGAAGGTCGACGCAATTTCCAGGGGCTTCTCCGCGGGGTGGAGGAGCAGGACGTGGTGGTTCTCATCGAAGACCGCGAGTTCCTCCTGCCGATCGAGTTGATCGACAAGGCCAACATCATTCCCCGTTTTGACTGA
- the tpiA gene encoding triose-phosphate isomerase codes for MRRPLVAGNWKMHGTRASVAELIKGLRQLALPSGVEVAVMPPCLYINQVIQGLDGKSVAVGAQNCAVESVQGALTGEIAASQLVDVGCKLVLVGHSERRLILGESDEIVSRKFAAAQSCGLVPVLCVGETREEREAGKTLEVVGRQLGSVIEGLGVGAFAQAVIAYEPVWAIGTGLTASPQQAQEVHAAIRAQLSAVNAEVARGVRILYGGSVKAASAADLFGMPDIDGGLIGGASLNADEFGAICRAAGS; via the coding sequence ATGCGCCGACCTCTGGTAGCCGGTAACTGGAAAATGCACGGTACCCGCGCCAGCGTCGCAGAGCTGATCAAGGGCTTGCGCCAATTGGCCTTGCCTTCTGGTGTTGAAGTTGCGGTAATGCCGCCCTGTCTGTACATCAATCAGGTCATTCAAGGCCTGGACGGCAAGTCAGTTGCCGTAGGTGCGCAGAATTGTGCGGTAGAGTCAGTGCAGGGAGCCCTCACTGGAGAGATCGCAGCGAGCCAGTTGGTGGATGTGGGTTGCAAGCTGGTCCTGGTTGGTCATTCGGAGCGTCGCCTGATTCTGGGCGAAAGTGACGAAATCGTGAGTCGCAAGTTCGCTGCTGCTCAGTCTTGTGGTCTGGTCCCGGTGCTTTGTGTCGGTGAGACCCGTGAGGAGCGCGAGGCTGGCAAGACGCTTGAGGTTGTGGGGCGTCAGCTGGGAAGCGTGATCGAAGGGCTTGGTGTGGGCGCGTTTGCGCAAGCGGTAATTGCCTATGAGCCTGTTTGGGCGATAGGTACGGGGCTGACAGCTTCACCGCAGCAGGCGCAAGAGGTTCATGCAGCGATTCGCGCGCAGCTTTCGGCGGTGAATGCTGAGGTGGCTCGCGGTGTACGGATTCTGTACGGCGGCAGTGTGAAGGCAGCCAGTGCGGCTGATTTGTTCGGCATGCCGGATATCGATGGGGGGCTCATTGGTGGTGCCTCCCTGAATGCAGATGAGTTCGGTGCGATCTGTCGCGCCGCAGGAAGCTGA
- the glmM gene encoding phosphoglucosamine mutase, producing the protein MSRKYFGTDGIRGRVGQFPITPDFMLKLGWAAGMAFRKQGKCRILIGKDTRISGYMFESALEAGLLAAGADVMLLGPMPTPAIAYLTRTFLADAGIVISASHNPHHDNGIKFFSGKGTKLSDEVELMIEELLDQPMTVVDSAQLGKVSRINDAAGRYIEFCKSTTPINTDFAGLKLVVDCAHGATYKVAPSVFRELGAQVSVLSAQPNGLNINDDCGSTHMGSLQEAVVAQNADLGIAFDGDGDRVLMVDHTGAVVDGDELIYLIARDLHGRDKLSGGVVGTLMSNLGLELAFKALDIPFVRAKVGDRYVMSKLQAHGWNLGGENSGHIVCNHFTTTGDAIVSALQVLLALQRSGQSLAEARQGMRKCPQVLINVRYAGGDVDPVNHPAVKDASARVTEQMAGRGRVLLRKSGTEPLVRVMVEGDDEKLVRGYAEELAKVVKEVCA; encoded by the coding sequence ATGAGCAGAAAGTATTTTGGCACCGACGGTATTCGCGGGCGTGTTGGGCAATTCCCGATTACCCCGGACTTCATGCTCAAGCTTGGATGGGCTGCGGGCATGGCGTTCCGCAAGCAGGGCAAGTGCCGCATTCTGATTGGCAAGGACACCCGGATTTCCGGCTATATGTTCGAGTCGGCCCTCGAAGCTGGTTTGCTGGCCGCTGGCGCGGACGTCATGCTCCTTGGTCCCATGCCGACTCCGGCTATTGCCTATCTGACCCGTACCTTCCTGGCTGATGCGGGCATTGTCATCAGTGCCTCGCACAACCCGCATCACGACAACGGCATCAAGTTCTTCTCCGGCAAGGGCACCAAGCTCTCCGATGAAGTCGAGCTGATGATCGAGGAGCTGCTGGATCAGCCGATGACGGTGGTCGACTCGGCTCAGCTGGGCAAGGTTTCCCGGATCAACGATGCGGCGGGCCGATACATCGAGTTCTGCAAGAGCACGACGCCGATCAATACCGATTTCGCCGGTCTCAAGTTGGTCGTCGATTGTGCCCACGGCGCCACCTACAAGGTCGCTCCCAGCGTGTTTCGCGAGTTGGGCGCCCAGGTGAGTGTGCTGTCGGCGCAGCCCAACGGCCTCAACATCAACGACGACTGCGGCTCCACCCACATGGGTAGCCTGCAGGAAGCCGTGGTTGCCCAGAATGCGGACCTTGGCATCGCCTTTGATGGTGATGGCGATCGGGTGCTGATGGTCGACCATACCGGCGCCGTGGTGGATGGCGATGAACTGATCTACCTGATCGCCCGGGATCTTCATGGTCGCGACAAGTTGAGTGGCGGCGTGGTAGGCACCCTGATGAGTAACCTGGGCCTGGAGCTGGCGTTCAAGGCGCTCGATATTCCGTTCGTTCGAGCCAAGGTCGGCGATCGCTATGTGATGAGTAAGTTGCAGGCCCATGGCTGGAACCTCGGCGGCGAAAACTCCGGTCACATCGTCTGCAATCATTTCACGACCACGGGCGACGCGATCGTCTCCGCCCTCCAGGTGTTGCTTGCCCTGCAGCGCAGTGGTCAGTCTCTTGCCGAAGCACGGCAGGGGATGCGCAAGTGCCCGCAAGTGCTGATCAATGTTCGTTATGCCGGTGGGGACGTGGATCCGGTGAATCATCCGGCGGTGAAGGACGCTTCTGCGCGGGTCACCGAGCAGATGGCCGGTCGTGGTCGGGTACTGCTGCGCAAGTCGGGCACTGAGCCGTTGGTGCGGGTGATGGTCGAGGGCGACGACGAGAAGCTCGTGCGCGGCTATGCCGAGGAGCTGGCGAAGGTCGTGAAAGAGGTATGTGCTTGA
- the secG gene encoding preprotein translocase subunit SecG, with amino-acid sequence MLETVVIVVHLLVALGVVGLVLVQQGKGADAGASFGAGASATVFGSQGSATFLSRFTGILAAVFFITSLGLAYFAKEKAEALSNVGLPDPAALEVQPAKPAADDVPVLEEQKPATQSSDVPQAPEQK; translated from the coding sequence ATGCTGGAAACTGTCGTTATTGTTGTTCACTTGCTGGTTGCTCTGGGCGTTGTAGGTCTGGTGCTGGTTCAGCAGGGTAAAGGCGCGGATGCTGGCGCCTCGTTTGGTGCGGGTGCTTCGGCAACTGTTTTTGGAAGCCAGGGTTCTGCTACCTTTCTGAGTCGCTTTACTGGTATACTCGCCGCGGTTTTTTTCATTACCAGCTTGGGCTTAGCGTATTTCGCTAAGGAAAAGGCTGAAGCGCTGAGCAATGTAGGTCTGCCGGATCCGGCGGCTCTCGAAGTTCAGCCAGCAAAACCGGCAGCTGACGATGTGCCGGTGCTTGAAGAGCAGAAGCCGGCCACTCAGTCGAGTGATGTGCCTCAGGCTCCAGAGCAGAAGTAA